One Pseudoliparis swirei isolate HS2019 ecotype Mariana Trench chromosome 4, NWPU_hadal_v1, whole genome shotgun sequence genomic window carries:
- the cnep1r1 gene encoding nuclear envelope phosphatase-regulatory subunit 1: MNSLEQAEDLKAFERRLTEYVSCLQPATGRWRMILIVVSVCTATGAWNWLIDPDTQKVSFFSSLWNHPFFTISCITLIALFFAGIHKRVVAPSIIAARCRTVLAEYNMSCDDTGKLILKPRPNIQ; the protein is encoded by the exons ACCTGAAGGCCTTCGAGAGGAGGCTCACGGAGTACGTCTCCTGCCTGCAGCCGGCCACAGGCCGCTGGAGAA TGATCCTGATCGTGGTGTCTGTCTGCACGGCTACTGGGGCGTGGAACTGGTTGATCGACCCGGACACGCAGAAG GTCTCTTTCTTTTCATCGCTGTGGAATCATCCCTTCTTCACCATCAGCTGCATCACTCTCATCGCCCTCTTCTTCGCTGGGATACACAAACGGGTCGTGGCCCCTTCAAT CATCGCCGCCCGCTGTCGAACCGTTTTAGCAGAATACAACATGTCCTGTGACGAC ACGGGGAAGCTTATTCTCAAGCCTCGGCCGAACATCCAGTGA